ATAATCTTCAAATATTTTTATATCAATATGATATACATCCTTGTCATCTTGTTCTCCTTTTTTTTCTATGCTTATTTCACAATATAGTCCATCAATATTTTTTCTTTCTGGAGCCGTATGATAATCTAGCAGTGGCTTTTTAGGATGAGAAGTGATTTCTTCCATTAGATTGTTTGAAATTAATGTTGCTTTAAATAATTTATCAGCCTTTTCATTAGCTTGAATACTTACGGTAACAATATTTGAAAAGGCAACAATAAATATTCCCAGTATTGCAATAGCTGTTATCACTTCTATGAAGGTAAAACCATCTCTTTTTTGATAAAACAATTCAATCACCACTTCACTTCTTTTGTACCCTTCCAGTTACAGGCAATACGGTAATTGTTGCTTTTTTATCGTTTTTAGTAGAGAATTCTATAGTGCCTCCTCCACCTGGGGCACCATTTTCATTAAATATAATAGTGATATAACCTGAAGGATTTTTTTTAAATGTAGTAGTTATCGTTTGTATACAAACAGGGAGTTCAACTTTCTTTAATGATGGTTGGGTAACATAGTCCCCTCTTAAATAGTAATATTTGCCCTCTAAGTTCAGCTCCACTAAATGTCTGTATCCTTTGGAAATTGCAAGTTGTCTGCTAAACCTTATATCCATTATAAAATTATCAACGAAAGTATCCAATTGCCATTGTTCATACAAATGCATCAAGCCCGGCGAAAAACAAGCAAGGGCAATTCCTATTATGGCCAAAACTGTGATTATCTCAATTAAAGTAAAGCCGTTTGTATTGCTTACCATATACATCCCTCTATACAAGAAATGTACCTATATACCAACTTATGATTCTATCTCCATATAGATAAGATATTATA
The Clostridia bacterium DNA segment above includes these coding regions:
- a CDS encoding prepilin-type N-terminal cleavage/methylation domain-containing protein encodes the protein MIELFYQKRDGFTFIEVITAIAILGIFIVAFSNIVTVSIQANEKADKLFKATLISNNLMEEITSHPKKPLLDYHTAPERKNIDGLYCEISIEKKGEQDDKDVYHIDIKIFEDYHTRKPISQKNKILVF
- a CDS encoding prepilin-type N-terminal cleavage/methylation domain-containing protein, producing the protein MVSNTNGFTLIEIITVLAIIGIALACFSPGLMHLYEQWQLDTFVDNFIMDIRFSRQLAISKGYRHLVELNLEGKYYYLRGDYVTQPSLKKVELPVCIQTITTTFKKNPSGYITIIFNENGAPGGGGTIEFSTKNDKKATITVLPVTGRVQKK